A genomic region of Parafrankia discariae contains the following coding sequences:
- a CDS encoding CpaF family protein: MAAARGSWPDATSHVEGEVRELIRRRSLDPEREPVLIRQLVDAVLADYEERALTSDLPPVVDRDATVRSVYDAVAGFGPLQRHLDDPAVEEIWINEPGRVFVARHGRSELTTTILTQDQVQDLVERMLKSSGRRVDLSTPFVDAMLPDGSRLHVVIPDITRVHWSVNIRKFVLSAGSLDELVALGTITPNAAMFLEASVISGLNVIVAGGTQAGKTTMLNCLGSAIPARERVISVEEVFELRLRAPDWVAMQTRQANLEGTGEIRLRRLIKEALRMRPDRILVGEVRQEEALDLLIALNSGLPGMCSLHANSAREAVTKLCTLPLLAGENVTHSFVVPTVASSVDLVVHLSKEADGRRRVTEIAALPGRTEGDTVEIAQIFRTRGNTLVRADGFPPHPERYLRAGYDLPALLAPSEHERAYAQIAVER, encoded by the coding sequence GTGGCGGCAGCACGCGGGAGCTGGCCGGACGCGACCTCTCATGTGGAAGGAGAGGTTCGTGAACTGATCCGGCGGCGTTCCCTCGACCCGGAGCGGGAACCGGTCCTCATTCGTCAGCTGGTGGACGCGGTTCTCGCCGACTACGAGGAACGTGCGCTAACCAGTGATCTCCCACCCGTCGTCGACCGGGATGCGACGGTCCGTTCGGTTTACGACGCCGTCGCCGGTTTCGGGCCCCTTCAGCGCCATCTCGACGATCCCGCCGTGGAGGAGATCTGGATCAACGAGCCGGGCCGGGTGTTCGTCGCGCGGCACGGGCGCAGCGAGCTGACCACCACGATTCTCACCCAGGACCAGGTACAGGACCTGGTGGAACGCATGCTGAAGTCGTCCGGGCGCCGGGTCGACCTCTCCACCCCGTTCGTCGACGCCATGCTTCCCGACGGCTCCCGCCTGCACGTCGTCATCCCGGACATCACCCGGGTGCACTGGTCGGTGAACATCCGGAAGTTCGTCCTGTCCGCCGGCAGCCTCGACGAGCTCGTCGCACTGGGGACGATCACTCCGAACGCCGCGATGTTCCTGGAGGCCTCGGTGATCTCCGGCCTCAACGTCATCGTCGCCGGCGGCACCCAGGCCGGGAAGACGACCATGCTCAACTGCCTCGGCTCCGCCATCCCTGCCCGGGAGCGGGTGATCAGCGTCGAGGAGGTCTTCGAGCTCCGGCTGCGCGCGCCCGACTGGGTGGCCATGCAGACCCGGCAGGCGAACCTGGAGGGCACCGGTGAGATCCGGCTGCGCCGGCTCATCAAGGAGGCGCTGCGGATGCGCCCGGACCGGATCCTGGTCGGCGAGGTGCGCCAGGAGGAGGCACTCGACCTGCTCATCGCCCTCAACTCCGGCCTGCCCGGAATGTGCAGCCTGCACGCCAACTCCGCCCGCGAGGCGGTGACCAAACTGTGCACCCTCCCGCTGCTGGCCGGCGAGAACGTCACCCACTCCTTCGTGGTCCCCACCGTGGCCTCCAGCGTGGACCTGGTCGTCCACCTGTCGAAGGAGGCGGACGGCCGGCGCCGGGTCACCGAGATCGCCGCGCTGCCGGGCCGCACCGAGGGCGACACGGTCGAGATCGCCCAGATCTTCCGGACCCGCGGCAACACGCTCGTGCGCGCCGACGGGTTCCCGCCCCATCCCGAGCGGTACCTGCGCGCCGGCTACGACCTGCCGGCGCTGCTCGCCCCCAGCGAGCACGAGCGGGCGTACGCGCAGATCGCGGTCGAGCGCTGA
- a CDS encoding DUF6912 family protein: MRVYLPSTLTAARAVLHERKVPPGMAFAVTPAVREWYSQSDMEEMEFAALQDAARASLRLLDADPGSPPRRFVFAADVDERLVRVRDDLDRGAVEIVESVPLAAVQAVHSDDPSDAEARAAVRAAVAAVLEADLGSDDAAFIVDGAEGFELLWFATQELPDLL, translated from the coding sequence ATGCGTGTCTACCTTCCCTCGACGCTGACGGCCGCCCGCGCGGTGCTGCACGAGCGGAAGGTGCCGCCCGGCATGGCGTTCGCGGTCACTCCCGCCGTGCGGGAGTGGTACAGCCAGTCCGACATGGAGGAGATGGAGTTCGCGGCGTTGCAGGACGCGGCCCGGGCGAGCCTGCGCCTGCTCGACGCCGACCCGGGGTCGCCGCCGCGGCGTTTCGTCTTCGCCGCGGACGTCGACGAGCGGCTGGTGCGGGTCCGCGACGACCTGGACCGGGGGGCGGTCGAGATCGTCGAGTCGGTGCCGCTGGCCGCCGTTCAGGCCGTTCACTCCGACGACCCGTCGGACGCCGAGGCCCGGGCCGCGGTGCGGGCCGCCGTCGCGGCCGTGCTGGAGGCCGACCTCGGCAGTGACGACGCGGCCTTCATCGTCGACGGCGCGGAGGGGTTCGAACTCCTCTGGTTCGCGACGCAGGAGCTGCCAGACCTGCTCTGA
- a CDS encoding TadE family protein — MDRATGAGDGGSAIVEFVLVGTLLLMLILGVIQVGLVLHVRNTLAADAAEGARHAANLEVPASEGGTYAQRLIAETLPGRADTVCTGQEEAGPGDIPLVQVTCTVVVPLSLVPLGDGVTVTVTGHAVKETP, encoded by the coding sequence GTGGACCGGGCGACCGGTGCCGGTGACGGCGGGTCCGCGATCGTCGAGTTCGTCCTGGTCGGGACGCTGCTGCTGATGCTCATCCTGGGCGTCATCCAGGTGGGGCTGGTCCTGCACGTGCGCAACACCCTGGCCGCGGACGCCGCCGAGGGCGCGCGCCACGCCGCCAACCTGGAAGTCCCGGCGAGCGAGGGCGGGACCTACGCCCAGCGGCTCATCGCCGAGACGCTCCCCGGCCGCGCGGACACCGTCTGCACCGGGCAGGAGGAGGCCGGCCCGGGTGACATCCCCCTGGTCCAGGTGACCTGCACGGTCGTGGTGCCGCTCAGCCTCGTACCACTCGGCGACGGTGTCACCGTGACGGTGACCGGCCACGCCGTGAAGGAGACGCCTTGA
- a CDS encoding PAS domain-containing protein, producing MNADHNANPADMFATAWDVFRRIVDNCPVGIFTADVSGRHVFVNRQWSVLTGVPRDKAVGRGWERAVHPEDVRTVTSQWRQLVTEGDELTVQIRLLRPDGSARPAILRAAAVVGENGHRRFAGTLTAVGAAGESAGGEGATEESAGGENVPGGRRHGPALGVHGSEAPDTAGIDSPLGDGLDDLDSLCSDTVELLRDELERFDVVTDDLWYPPDGVTGHGRPGWAVPTPRRPLSTEFDPPFVDPPFDRPFPEPPFKDPFKEQPFPGSPFAEPPFTGQSPGPARVRSTGPNSPGLSSPGPGANGDRDGIDPAGADLSGADPGGADRPGFPSYVPRPGSARGGALPPGAEWRAAVSPHGGLAGSPPPPGRATAAGGRPAAAGGFERPVPAQRPESQIAGPPRGHQAGGDGSCGCALAEIRRLSDACHERERWLTALLAELPSAVLVADADALVVAVNQAYCDLFELAESPVDLVGTDCRAQLRPIPGLVEDPAGFAGRLDALLRRRRTTRRETVMFADGRVFERSHIPLAGPNGYHGHLWLYVDVTDRRIVEAEIEGLISGL from the coding sequence ATGAACGCCGACCACAACGCGAACCCCGCCGACATGTTCGCAACCGCATGGGACGTCTTCCGGCGAATTGTCGACAACTGCCCGGTCGGGATATTCACCGCAGACGTCTCAGGTCGGCATGTCTTTGTGAACCGGCAGTGGTCCGTGTTGACCGGAGTTCCCCGGGACAAGGCGGTCGGACGAGGCTGGGAACGAGCCGTGCATCCGGAGGACGTCCGGACTGTCACCAGCCAGTGGCGCCAGCTAGTCACCGAGGGTGATGAGCTGACGGTTCAGATCCGGCTGCTCCGGCCGGACGGATCCGCCCGGCCGGCGATACTGCGCGCCGCGGCGGTCGTCGGCGAGAACGGCCACCGCCGCTTCGCCGGGACCCTCACCGCCGTGGGCGCTGCCGGAGAGAGCGCCGGCGGCGAAGGCGCCACTGAAGAGAGCGCCGGCGGGGAGAACGTCCCCGGCGGGCGGCGGCACGGGCCGGCACTCGGCGTACACGGCTCTGAGGCGCCGGACACCGCCGGGATCGATTCACCGCTCGGTGACGGCCTGGACGACCTGGACAGTCTGTGCTCGGACACCGTCGAGCTCCTGCGCGACGAGCTCGAACGCTTCGACGTGGTCACCGACGACCTCTGGTATCCGCCCGACGGCGTCACCGGCCACGGCCGGCCGGGCTGGGCGGTGCCCACGCCCCGCCGCCCGCTGTCCACCGAGTTCGACCCGCCGTTCGTGGACCCGCCGTTCGATCGACCGTTCCCCGAACCGCCGTTCAAGGATCCGTTCAAGGAACAGCCGTTCCCCGGGTCGCCGTTCGCGGAACCGCCGTTCACCGGACAGTCGCCCGGTCCGGCGCGGGTCCGGTCAACCGGCCCGAACTCCCCCGGCCTGAGCTCCCCCGGCCCGGGGGCGAACGGTGATCGGGACGGCATCGACCCCGCCGGTGCCGATCTCTCCGGTGCCGACCCGGGCGGTGCCGACCGGCCGGGCTTTCCCTCGTACGTTCCTCGTCCGGGGTCGGCCCGCGGCGGCGCGCTGCCACCGGGAGCCGAGTGGCGGGCAGCGGTCAGCCCGCACGGAGGGCTGGCCGGGTCACCGCCGCCCCCCGGCCGCGCGACAGCGGCCGGCGGGCGGCCGGCCGCAGCTGGCGGCTTCGAGCGCCCGGTACCCGCGCAGCGGCCGGAGTCACAGATCGCGGGGCCGCCCCGAGGTCATCAGGCCGGCGGCGACGGTTCGTGCGGTTGCGCGCTCGCCGAGATCCGACGGCTTTCCGATGCCTGTCACGAGCGCGAGCGCTGGCTGACCGCGTTGCTGGCCGAGCTGCCCTCGGCGGTCCTCGTCGCCGACGCGGACGCCCTGGTGGTGGCCGTGAACCAGGCGTACTGCGACCTCTTCGAGCTGGCGGAGTCGCCGGTCGACCTGGTCGGCACGGACTGCCGGGCGCAGCTGCGCCCGATCCCCGGTCTGGTGGAGGACCCCGCGGGTTTCGCCGGCCGGCTGGACGCTCTCCTGCGCCGGCGCCGCACGACGCGCCGCGAGACTGTCATGTTCGCCGACGGCCGGGTGTTCGAACGCAGCCACATCCCGCTCGCGGGACCGAACGGGTACCACGGCCACCTGTGGCTCTACGTCGACGTGACCGATCGGCGCATCGTCGAGGCCGAGATCGAGGGTCTCATTTCGGGGCTCTGA
- a CDS encoding type II secretion system F family protein, with translation MSTVAAGALLGLLLGVGLVIVIYRSPPARKVRLADRLDPYLRDTPTPSRLLAEGARRGGRSAPGSSGTAREAGGRPAMAGSGAARFGLGAAEALARPFVEDAARRLDRFLGGRVALNRRLVQAGGRTPVEEFRVQQVICAVAGALLGALVLAMRTLLGVGPPALVGIALVVAGAAGGILARDWWLTRAIHEREDRMLMEFPTVAELLALAVTAGESAIGALERVSRLTHGELGTELRLALADAHAGASLVQALEGIATRTSLPPLARFVDGMAVAIERGTPLADVLRAQAVDVREAGKRQLLEAGGRKEIAMMIPVVFLILPTTVIFAFYPALVSFTVIAQ, from the coding sequence ATGAGCACGGTGGCCGCGGGCGCGCTGCTCGGGCTCCTCCTCGGAGTCGGGCTCGTCATCGTGATCTACCGGTCGCCGCCCGCGCGAAAGGTGCGGCTGGCGGACCGGCTCGACCCCTACCTGCGCGACACGCCGACCCCGTCGCGCCTGCTGGCGGAGGGCGCCCGCCGAGGCGGCCGGTCCGCGCCGGGCTCCTCCGGCACGGCGCGGGAGGCGGGCGGGCGTCCCGCCATGGCCGGGAGCGGGGCCGCGCGGTTCGGGCTCGGAGCGGCGGAGGCGCTGGCCCGGCCGTTCGTCGAGGACGCCGCCCGCCGCCTCGACCGCTTCCTCGGCGGCCGGGTGGCCCTCAACCGGCGGCTCGTCCAGGCGGGTGGGCGCACCCCCGTCGAGGAGTTCCGGGTGCAACAGGTGATCTGCGCGGTCGCCGGTGCCCTGCTCGGCGCCCTCGTCCTGGCGATGCGCACGCTGCTCGGGGTCGGGCCACCCGCGCTCGTCGGGATCGCGCTGGTGGTCGCCGGCGCCGCCGGCGGCATCCTGGCGCGGGACTGGTGGCTCACCCGGGCGATCCACGAGCGCGAGGACCGCATGCTCATGGAGTTCCCCACCGTCGCCGAGCTGCTGGCACTCGCGGTCACCGCGGGGGAGTCCGCGATCGGCGCGCTGGAACGGGTCAGCCGCCTCACCCACGGGGAGCTGGGAACGGAACTGCGGCTCGCGCTCGCCGACGCGCACGCGGGCGCCTCCCTCGTGCAGGCCCTGGAAGGCATCGCCACCCGCACGTCGCTACCGCCGCTGGCCAGGTTCGTCGACGGCATGGCCGTCGCCATCGAGCGCGGCACACCCCTGGCGGACGTCCTGCGGGCGCAGGCGGTGGACGTCCGCGAGGCGGGCAAACGCCAGCTGCTCGAGGCCGGCGGGCGCAAGGAGATCGCGATGATGATCCCGGTGGTCTTCCTCATCCTGCCGACAACGGTGATCTTCGCCTTCTACCCGGCGTTGGTCAGCTTCACGGTGATCGCGCAGTGA
- a CDS encoding type II secretion system F family protein, with protein sequence MGIFLGLLFGLGLFLIVASGRPRAGGGRTEASWARDLRETLAQAGIRGVTAHQFVLISAALGLVAGLVVLVFSGTFSLAVAFGAFASALPRQLVLRRRRARMHDLRELWPDVVDNLASAVRAGMSLPEGLAAVGVRGPAPLRPAFSRFGEDYRATGSFSTCLDRLADELADPVADRIIESLRMTREVGGTDLGRLLRTLSTFLREDARTRAELETRQAWTVNAARLAMAAPWIVLLLLASRGENIQAYDSPTGVLVLLGGAGVSVLAYLLMKRIGRLPEEGRVLRP encoded by the coding sequence ATGGGGATCTTCCTCGGCCTGCTGTTCGGCCTCGGCCTCTTCCTGATCGTGGCGAGCGGGCGTCCCCGGGCCGGCGGCGGGCGTACCGAGGCCTCCTGGGCCCGCGACCTGCGCGAGACCCTGGCGCAGGCCGGGATCCGCGGCGTCACCGCGCACCAGTTCGTCCTCATCAGCGCCGCCCTGGGGCTGGTGGCCGGCCTGGTCGTCCTGGTCTTCTCCGGCACGTTCTCGCTGGCCGTGGCCTTCGGTGCCTTCGCCTCGGCGCTGCCCCGCCAGCTCGTGCTGCGCCGGCGCCGGGCCCGCATGCACGACCTGCGCGAGCTGTGGCCCGACGTCGTCGACAACCTCGCCAGCGCGGTGCGCGCCGGCATGTCGCTGCCCGAGGGGCTGGCCGCGGTCGGCGTCCGCGGCCCGGCGCCGCTGCGCCCGGCGTTCAGCCGGTTCGGGGAGGACTACCGCGCCACCGGCTCGTTCTCGACCTGCCTCGACCGGCTCGCCGACGAGCTCGCCGACCCCGTCGCGGACCGGATCATCGAGTCGCTGCGGATGACCCGCGAGGTCGGCGGCACCGACCTCGGCCGGCTGCTGCGCACCCTGTCGACCTTCCTGCGTGAGGACGCCCGCACCCGCGCCGAGCTGGAGACCCGTCAGGCCTGGACGGTCAACGCGGCCCGGCTCGCGATGGCGGCGCCGTGGATCGTCCTGCTCCTGCTCGCCAGCCGCGGCGAGAACATCCAGGCTTACGACAGCCCCACCGGGGTGCTGGTGCTCCTCGGCGGCGCCGGGGTCTCCGTCCTGGCCTACCTGCTCATGAAGCGGATCGGGCGCCTGCCCGAGGAGGGACGGGTGCTGCGACCGTGA